From one Lycium ferocissimum isolate CSIRO_LF1 chromosome 5, AGI_CSIRO_Lferr_CH_V1, whole genome shotgun sequence genomic stretch:
- the LOC132055637 gene encoding cinnamoyl-CoA reductase 1-like, with protein sequence MPSESGKVVCVTGAGGFIASWVVKILLEKGYTVRGTVRNPDDPKNSHLRELEGAKERLTLCRGDLLDYQSLKEAIYGCDGVFHMASPLTDDPEQMMEPAVIGTKNVITAAAEAKVRRVVFTSTIGAVYMDPNRAPDKVVDESCWSDLDFCKNTKNWYCYGKMMAEKTAWDEAREKVDLVVINPVLVLGPLLQPTVNASVLHILKYLTGSAKTYANSTQAYVHVRDVALAHLLLYETPSASGRYICAESVLHRGDVVEILAKFFPEYPIPTKCSDETRPRAKPYKFTNQKLKDLGLEFTPVKQCLYETVKSLQEKGHLPIPTQTDEPIRIQP encoded by the exons ATGCCATCAGAATCCGGCAAAGTCGTTTGTGTTACCGGTGCCGGTGGGTTCATTGCCTCTTGGGTTGTTAAAATCCTTCTTGAAAAAGGCTACACTGTCAGAGGAACCGTTAGGAATCCTG ATGATCCCAAAAATAGTCACTTGAGGGAACTTGAAGGTGCAAAGGAAAGATTAACTCTGTGCAGAGGTGATCTTCTGGACTACCAGAGTTTGAAGGAAGCAATCTATGGCTGTGACGGAGTTTTCCACATGGCTTCCCCTCTCACTGATGATCCA GAGCAAATGATGGAGCCAGCAGTAATTGGGACGAAGAATGTGATAACAGCAGCAGCAGAAGCCAAGGTTCGAAGGGTTGTGTTCACTTCGACAATAGGGGCGGTGTATATGGACCCTAACAGGGCCCCTGACAAAGTTGTCGACGAGTCTTGCTGGAGTGATCTTGACTTCTGCAAGAATACTAAG AATTGGTACTGCTATGGGAAGATGATGGCTGAAAAAACTGCATGGGATGAGGCAAGGGAAAAAGTAGACTTGGTGGTGATCAATCCAGTGTTGGTGCTTGGACCATTGCTCCAACCAACAGTGAATGCCAGTGTTCTTCACATACTCAAGTACCTCACTGGTTCTGCAAAAACATATGCCAATTCAACTCAGGCATATGTTCATGTTAGGGATGTTGCACTAGCCCACTTACTTCTCTACGAGACGCCTTCTGCATCTGGCCGCTACATCTGTGCTGAGAGCGTGCTTCATCGCGGTGACGTGGTCGAAATTCTTGCTAAATTCTTCCCGGAGTATCCTATCCCCACCAA GTGCTCGGATGAGACAAGACCTAGGGCAAAACCGTACAAATTCACGAACCAAAAGCTGAAGGACTTGGGCTTGGAGTTTACACCTGTGAAACAGTGCTTATATGAGACGGTGAAGAGCCTGCAGGAGAAGGGCCACCTTCCAATTCCTACTCAAACTGATGAACCTATTCGAATTCAGCCTTAA
- the LOC132055638 gene encoding metal transporter Nramp1-like translates to MAASSTPQPQFMTNTGNRNLSNEPLIDDIEYDQIVVPEKRSWKNIFSYIGPGFLVSIAYIDPGNFQTDLQAGAQYKYGLLWIILLASFAALVIQSLAANLGVVTGKHLAEHCRKEYAKLPNFILWVIAEIAIVACDIPEVIGTAFALNMLFKIPIWCGVLITGLSTLTLLLLQQYGVRKLEFFIAFLVLTMAICFFVELGYAKPDSSEVIHGLFVPQLKGTGATKLAISLLGAMVMPHNLFLHSALVLSRKIPRSVNGIKEACRYYLIESGLALMVAFLINVSVISVSGAVCNSPSMSSDDREKCEDLDLNKASFLLKNVLGNWSSKLFAIALLASGQSSTITGTYAGQYVMQGFLDLRLKPWIRNFLTRCLAIVPSLIVSLIGGSGGAGDLIIIASMILSFELPFALIPLLKFTSSKTKMGSHANPVAVSAATWVIGTLIMGINIYYLAEKLVTSLKESHLGKGVKVLCGILGALCLLVYLSSILYLAIRKNKESTHLLALTGQEGLQVSESNNLPREDILRMQLPQERRTTN, encoded by the exons ATGGCGGCTAGCTCGACCCCACAACCTCAGTTTATGACAAACACTGGAAATAGGAACCTTTCGAATGAGCCACTTATTGATGATATCGAATATGATCAGATTGTTGTACCCGAg AAGAGAAGCTGGAAGAACATCTTTTCATACATTGGTCCTGGTTTCCTTGTTTCTATTGCCTATATCGATcctggaaatt TTCAAACTGATTTACAAGCCGGAGCTCAGTACAAATACGGG TTGCTTTGGATAATTTTACTGGCTTCCTTTGCCGCTCTTGTGATCCAATCCCTGGCAGCAAATTTAGGGGTTGTCACAG GAAAGCATTTAGCGGAGCATTGTAGAAAGGAATACGCAAAGCTGCCAAATTTCATCTTATGGGTCATAGCTGAAATCGCTATTGTGGCTTGTGACATTCCTGAGG TTATTGGGACAGCGTTTGCTTTAAACATGCTCTTCAAAATACCAATATGGTGTGGTGTGCTTATCACAGGGCTGAGTACCTTGACTCTACTTCTATTGCAACAATATGGG GTTCGGAAACTTGAATTCTTTATTGCGTTCCTTGTACTTACCATGGCCATATGCTTCTTTGTGGAGCTTGGATATGCAAAACCCGACTCCTCAGAAGTTATCCACGGGCTTTTCGTTCCTCAACTCAAAGGGACTGGTGCTACTAAGCTTGCTATTTCCCTTCTTGGTGCTATGGTTATGCC CCACAATCTTTTCCTCCATTCAGCTCTGGTGCTTTCCAGGAAAATTCCTCGATCTGTCAATGGCATCAAA gAGGCATGCAGATATTATCTGATTGAAAGTGGCCTGGCTTTGATGGTGGCATTTCTTATTAACGTATCAGTTATCTCAGTAAGTGGTGCTGTTTGCAATTCCCCTTCTATGAGCTCAGATGATCGGGAGAAGTGTGAGGACTTAGACTTGAACAAAGCTTCCTTTTTACTCAAA AATGTTTTAGGCAACTGGAGTTCCAAGCTATTTGCAATTGCTTTACTAGCATCAGGGCAGAGTTCGACCATAACTGGGACATACGCTGGGCAGTACGTTATGCAG ggttttcttgatttacgACTGAAGCCGTGGATTAGGAACTTCTTAACTCGATGCTTAGCCATAGTTCCAAGTTTAATTGTTTCACTCATTGGAGGTTCTGGCGGGGCTGGAGACTTGATCATTATTGCTTCG ATGATCTTATCTTTTGAGCTCCCCTTTGCTCTGATTCCATTGCTCAAATTCACAAGCAGTAAAACCAAGATGGGTTCACATGCAAATCCAGTTGCG GTTTCAGCAGCGACCTGGGTTATTGGCACACTAATCATgggaataaatatatattatttagcaGAAAAGTTAGTTACCTCACTCAAGGAGAGCCATTTAGGAAAGGGAGTTAAGGTTCTATGTGGAATCTTAGGCGCCTTGTGTTTGTTAGTTTATCTGAGCAGTATCTTGTACTTGGCTATCCGAAAAAATAAGGAGAGCACACATCTTCTGGCGCTCACAGGGCAAGAAGGTTTACAAGTTTCTGAATCGAACAATCTACCTAGAGAGGACATTTTGCGCATGCAGTTACCTCAGGAGAGGAGAACCACCAATTGA